In one Aeromicrobium erythreum genomic region, the following are encoded:
- the tkt gene encoding transketolase, producing the protein MTSTSATLDWTELDAKAVDTARLLAADAVEKVGNGHPGTAMSLAPAAYLLYQKLMRHDPNDPSWIGRDRFVLSCGHSSLTQYVQLYLAGYPMTLEDLKSLRTWGSQTPGHPEHGHTPGVEVTTGPLGQGIANGVGMAMAARRERGVLDPETGAGESPFDHHVYVICSDGDVQEGVSAEASSLAGHQKLGNLTVLYDDNKISIEDNTDVAFTEDVAARYEAYGWHVQTVDWTHGGGEYREDVPALWDAYQAAEQVTDKPSLIVLRSIIAWPAPSAQNTGASHGSALGGDEIAATKELLGFDPEQTFAVADEVIAHTHAARERGAEAHAAWQETYDAWRSAQPERAALLDRLQAHELPEGWTDALPTFEASDKGVATRAASGDVLTALAPVLPELWGGSADLAGSNNTTPKGEPSFIPPEWSTKKFQGDWYGRVLHFGIREHAMGAILNGIALHGPTRPYGGTFLVFSDYMRPAVRLAALQQLPVTYVWTHDSIGLGEDGPTHQPIEHLAALRSIPGLDVVRPADANETVAAWQTLLGIHDRPVALALSRQNLRTYPRGEVDGETWGDAADTAKGAYVLLEARRDGQVVTPDVVLVGTGSEVEIAVQAREALAADGIAARVVSMPSREWFEQQDSGYRDSVIPPSVRARVVVEAGVSFGWRDVVGDAGQVVGIEHFGASADFQRLYQEFGITPGAVADAARASIDAVGAAEAPFHARPSGPVLPDQH; encoded by the coding sequence GCCGACGCCGTCGAGAAGGTCGGCAACGGCCACCCCGGCACCGCCATGAGCCTCGCGCCGGCGGCCTACCTGCTCTACCAGAAGCTCATGCGGCACGACCCGAACGACCCGTCGTGGATCGGTCGCGACCGCTTCGTCCTGTCGTGCGGCCACTCGAGCCTCACGCAGTACGTGCAGCTCTACCTCGCCGGCTACCCGATGACGCTCGAGGACCTCAAGAGCCTGCGCACGTGGGGCAGCCAGACGCCGGGCCACCCCGAGCACGGGCACACCCCCGGCGTCGAGGTCACCACCGGCCCGCTCGGCCAGGGCATCGCCAACGGCGTCGGCATGGCCATGGCCGCCCGCCGCGAGCGCGGCGTCCTCGACCCCGAGACCGGCGCCGGCGAGAGCCCGTTCGACCACCACGTCTACGTCATCTGCTCCGACGGCGACGTGCAGGAGGGCGTGTCGGCCGAGGCGTCCTCGCTCGCCGGGCACCAGAAGCTCGGCAACCTGACGGTCCTGTACGACGACAACAAGATCTCGATCGAGGACAACACCGACGTCGCGTTCACCGAGGACGTCGCGGCCCGCTACGAGGCGTACGGCTGGCACGTGCAGACGGTCGACTGGACGCACGGCGGCGGCGAGTACCGCGAGGACGTCCCCGCGCTGTGGGACGCCTACCAGGCCGCCGAGCAGGTCACCGACAAGCCGAGCCTCATCGTGCTGCGCTCGATCATCGCCTGGCCCGCCCCGTCGGCGCAGAACACCGGCGCCTCGCACGGCTCGGCGCTGGGCGGCGACGAGATCGCGGCCACCAAGGAGCTCCTCGGCTTCGACCCCGAGCAGACGTTCGCGGTCGCCGACGAGGTCATCGCGCACACGCACGCGGCCCGCGAGCGTGGCGCCGAGGCGCACGCCGCCTGGCAGGAGACCTACGACGCCTGGCGGTCCGCCCAGCCCGAGCGCGCGGCCCTGCTCGACCGTCTCCAGGCGCACGAGCTGCCCGAGGGCTGGACCGACGCGCTGCCGACGTTCGAGGCCAGCGACAAGGGCGTCGCCACGCGCGCCGCCTCCGGCGACGTGCTCACCGCGCTTGCCCCCGTCCTGCCCGAGCTGTGGGGCGGCTCCGCCGACCTCGCCGGGTCGAACAACACGACCCCCAAGGGCGAGCCGTCGTTCATCCCGCCGGAGTGGTCGACCAAGAAGTTCCAGGGCGACTGGTACGGCCGCGTGCTGCACTTCGGCATCCGCGAGCACGCCATGGGCGCGATCCTCAACGGCATCGCGCTGCACGGCCCGACCCGGCCGTACGGCGGCACGTTCCTCGTGTTCAGCGACTACATGCGCCCCGCGGTGCGCCTCGCCGCGCTGCAGCAGCTGCCCGTCACCTACGTCTGGACCCACGACTCCATCGGCCTCGGCGAGGACGGCCCGACGCACCAGCCGATCGAGCACCTCGCGGCGCTGCGCTCCATCCCCGGCCTCGACGTCGTGCGGCCCGCCGACGCGAACGAGACGGTCGCGGCGTGGCAGACGCTGCTCGGCATCCACGACCGTCCGGTCGCGCTGGCCCTGAGCCGGCAGAACCTGCGCACCTACCCGCGCGGCGAGGTCGACGGCGAGACCTGGGGCGACGCCGCCGACACGGCCAAGGGCGCCTACGTGCTGCTCGAGGCCCGTCGCGACGGCCAGGTCGTCACCCCCGACGTCGTCCTGGTCGGCACCGGCAGCGAGGTCGAGATCGCGGTCCAGGCCCGTGAGGCGCTCGCCGCCGACGGCATCGCGGCCCGTGTCGTGTCGATGCCGTCGCGCGAGTGGTTCGAGCAGCAGGACAGCGGGTACCGCGACAGCGTGATCCCGCCGTCCGTCCGTGCCCGCGTCGTCGTCGAGGCCGGCGTGTCCTTCGGCTGGCGCGACGTGGTCGGCGACGCCGGCCAGGTCGTCGGGATCGAGCACTTCGGTGCCTCGGCCGACTTCCAGCGGCTCTACCAGGAGTTCGGCATCACGCCCGGCGCCGTCGCTGACGCCGCCCGCGCCTCGATCGACGCGGTCGGAGCCGCGGAGGCACCGTTCCACGCACGCCCGAGCGGTCCGGTCCTGCCCGACCAGCACTGA
- the tal gene encoding transaldolase, with protein sequence MNERLQALADAGVSIWLDDLSRERIESGNLAELVTEDGVVGVTTNPTIFASALSDGDRYAAQVAELKAAGADVDETVFALTTTDVREACDVLRPVHDRTDGVDGRVSIEVDPGAARDTARTTTIAKRLWETVDRPNLLIKIPATVEGLPAIADAIAEGISVNVTLIFSLERYRAVMDAYVEGLERAAEAGRDLSAIHSVASFFVSRVDSEVDGRLEEGDPLRGKAAIANARLAYEAFEEVFGSERFGSLRERGARPQRPLWASTGVKDPAYPDTLYVTELVVADTVNTMPEKTLQAFADHGEVEGDRVTGRYDESRQVIADLEAKGIGYDEVVAKLEKEGLEKFDASWAELLDSVRSELEKA encoded by the coding sequence ATGAACGAGCGACTGCAGGCCCTGGCCGACGCCGGGGTCTCCATCTGGCTGGACGACCTGTCCCGCGAGCGCATCGAGTCCGGCAACCTCGCCGAGCTCGTCACCGAGGACGGCGTCGTGGGCGTCACCACGAACCCGACGATCTTCGCCTCCGCGCTCTCCGACGGCGACCGCTACGCCGCCCAGGTGGCCGAGCTGAAGGCCGCCGGTGCCGACGTCGACGAGACGGTCTTCGCCCTCACGACCACTGACGTGCGCGAGGCGTGCGACGTGCTGCGACCCGTCCACGACCGCACCGACGGCGTCGACGGCCGCGTCTCGATCGAGGTCGACCCGGGCGCGGCCCGTGACACCGCCCGCACCACCACGATCGCGAAGCGGCTGTGGGAGACGGTCGACCGGCCGAACCTGCTCATCAAGATCCCCGCGACCGTCGAGGGCCTCCCGGCCATCGCCGACGCGATCGCCGAGGGCATCAGCGTCAACGTCACGCTGATCTTCTCCCTCGAGCGCTACCGCGCCGTCATGGACGCCTACGTCGAGGGTCTCGAGCGCGCCGCCGAGGCCGGTCGCGACCTCTCGGCCATCCACTCGGTGGCGTCGTTCTTCGTGAGCCGCGTCGACAGCGAGGTCGACGGCCGGCTCGAGGAGGGTGACCCCCTGCGCGGCAAGGCGGCCATCGCCAACGCGCGGCTCGCGTACGAGGCCTTCGAGGAGGTCTTCGGCTCCGAGCGCTTCGGCTCGCTGCGCGAGCGCGGCGCCCGCCCCCAGCGGCCGCTGTGGGCGTCCACCGGCGTGAAGGACCCTGCCTACCCCGACACGCTCTACGTGACCGAGCTCGTGGTCGCCGACACCGTCAACACGATGCCGGAGAAGACGCTGCAGGCCTTCGCCGACCACGGCGAGGTCGAGGGCGACCGGGTCACCGGCCGCTACGACGAGTCCCGCCAGGTCATCGCCGACCTCGAGGCGAAGGGCATCGGCTACGACGAGGTCGTGGCCAAGCTCGAGAAGGAGGGCCTCGAGAAGTTCGACGCCTCCTGGGCCGAGCTGCTCGACAGCGTCCGCTCCGAGCTCGAGAAGGCCTGA
- a CDS encoding glucose-6-phosphate isomerase: MAAPDVTLTVADQAALDAALAELVADRFASRLHAHDAILWGPDAESEAAKRLSWTTLAESSRPLVAEVEALRAELHERGLDHVVLCGMGGSSLAPEVICAAAGVELTVLDSSQPDMVRTAIADRLERTVVVVSSKSGGTVETDSQRRAYEHAFTEAGLSPADHLVVVTDPGSPLDEQATQAGYRVFHADPEVGGRYSALTAFGLVPSGLAGADIGDLLDEAADATATLFADDAANPALRLGAALGVANRSSVDKLVLLDHDAGTAVAWGVGDWIEQLVAESTGKIGHGILPVVVESSHAVNVEPSTPDSFLAVSGSSDTPTSTSGWAAGVTGGLGAQMLLWEVAVSVAGALIGINPFDQPDVESAKQAARDKLSGGGDNEPGADLVEGPVSAFGTDASSLADAVEQLLAQVDDEHGYLAVQAYLDRWDLSAYAGLREQLARRTGRPVTFGWGPRFLHSTGQYHKGGPATGVFLQLTSDPHEDLAVPGRDFTFGEFIASQAAGDAQVLRDHGRPVLRLHLSDPQAAAAPLRDLLG; encoded by the coding sequence ATGGCGGCACCGGACGTCACGCTCACCGTCGCCGACCAGGCCGCCCTCGACGCCGCGCTCGCGGAGCTCGTCGCCGACCGCTTCGCCTCGCGGCTGCACGCCCACGACGCCATCCTGTGGGGTCCCGACGCGGAGTCCGAGGCGGCCAAGCGGTTGTCCTGGACGACGCTCGCGGAGTCGTCGCGACCGCTCGTCGCCGAGGTCGAGGCGCTGCGTGCCGAGCTGCACGAGCGCGGTCTCGACCACGTCGTCCTCTGCGGGATGGGCGGCTCGTCGCTGGCCCCTGAGGTCATCTGCGCCGCTGCCGGCGTCGAGCTGACCGTGCTCGACTCCTCCCAGCCCGACATGGTGCGGACGGCGATCGCCGACCGCCTCGAGCGCACGGTCGTGGTCGTGTCGAGCAAGTCCGGCGGCACCGTCGAGACCGACAGCCAGCGTCGCGCCTACGAGCACGCCTTCACCGAGGCGGGGCTCTCCCCTGCCGACCACCTCGTGGTCGTCACCGACCCCGGCTCGCCGCTCGACGAGCAGGCGACGCAGGCCGGGTACCGCGTGTTCCACGCCGACCCCGAGGTCGGTGGTCGCTACTCCGCGCTCACCGCGTTCGGCCTGGTGCCGAGCGGTCTCGCCGGTGCCGACATCGGCGATCTGCTCGACGAGGCCGCCGACGCCACGGCGACGCTGTTCGCCGACGACGCCGCCAACCCGGCGCTGCGCCTCGGGGCCGCGCTCGGCGTCGCCAACCGCTCCTCCGTCGACAAGCTGGTGCTCCTCGACCACGACGCCGGCACGGCCGTGGCCTGGGGCGTCGGCGACTGGATCGAGCAGCTCGTCGCCGAGTCGACGGGCAAGATCGGCCACGGCATCCTGCCCGTCGTGGTCGAGAGCAGCCACGCGGTGAACGTCGAGCCGAGCACGCCCGACTCCTTCCTGGCCGTCTCCGGCTCCTCGGACACCCCGACGAGCACGTCCGGCTGGGCCGCGGGCGTCACCGGCGGCCTCGGAGCGCAGATGCTGTTGTGGGAGGTGGCCGTGAGCGTCGCGGGCGCCCTGATCGGCATCAACCCGTTCGACCAGCCCGACGTCGAGAGCGCCAAGCAGGCCGCTCGCGACAAGCTCAGCGGCGGCGGTGACAACGAGCCGGGCGCCGACCTGGTCGAGGGACCGGTCTCCGCGTTCGGCACCGACGCCTCCAGCCTCGCCGACGCCGTGGAGCAGCTCCTCGCGCAGGTCGACGACGAGCACGGGTACCTCGCCGTCCAGGCCTACCTGGACCGCTGGGACCTCAGCGCCTACGCGGGGCTGCGCGAGCAGCTCGCCCGCCGGACCGGGCGCCCCGTCACGTTCGGGTGGGGGCCGCGGTTCCTGCACTCCACGGGCCAGTACCACAAGGGCGGCCCGGCGACGGGCGTGTTCCTCCAGCTGACGAGCGACCCGCACGAGGACCTCGCGGTCCCCGGTCGCGACTTCACGTTCGGGGAGTTCATCGCCTCCCAGGCCGCCGGCGACGCGCAGGTCCTGCGCGACCACGGCCGTCCGGTCCTGCGCCTGCACCTCTCCGACCCGCAGGCCGCGGCCGCCCCGCTGCGCGACCTGCTGGGCTGA
- the zwf gene encoding glucose-6-phosphate dehydrogenase codes for MQSNPLRDVRDRRLPRIAGPCSVVMFGVTGDLARKKLIPAIYDLANRGLLPPGFALVGFARQDFGDQSFSEMLKAAAQAGARTPWRETVWTQLEAGIRFVPGSFDDDAAWLQLAATMAELDEQQGTGGNHAFYLSIPPGLFPVVVGKIKEHGLADQSGGWRRVVIEKPFGHDLASARELNTLVSEVFPRESVFRIDHYLGKETVQNILALRFANGMFEPLWNSHYVDHVQITMAEDIGIGTRAGYYDGIGAARDVIQNHLLQLMALIAMEEPVSFNAESLRLEKQKILANARPATPMAQHTAQAQYTAGWAGGEHVVGYLEEQGIPEGSRTETYAAIKIDIATRRWAGVPFYLRTGKRLGRRVTEVAVVFKAAPHQPFSKNDIEELGRNALVMRIQPDEGVTLRFGAKVPGTTMEIRDVLMDFAYGGAFVESSPEAYERLILDVLLGDPPLFPQQEEVELSWKILDPVIAHWQREKSIDTYTSGTWGPPTADAMMERDGRTWRRP; via the coding sequence ATGCAGAGCAACCCGCTGCGCGACGTCCGCGACCGGCGCCTGCCGCGCATCGCGGGCCCGTGCAGCGTGGTCATGTTCGGCGTCACGGGCGACCTGGCGCGCAAGAAGCTGATCCCGGCCATCTACGACCTCGCCAACCGCGGCCTGCTCCCGCCGGGCTTCGCGCTCGTCGGCTTCGCCCGGCAGGACTTCGGCGACCAGTCGTTCTCGGAGATGCTGAAGGCCGCCGCGCAGGCCGGCGCACGCACGCCCTGGCGCGAGACCGTCTGGACGCAGCTCGAGGCGGGCATCCGGTTCGTGCCGGGGTCCTTCGACGACGACGCCGCGTGGCTGCAGCTGGCCGCGACGATGGCCGAGCTCGACGAGCAGCAGGGCACGGGCGGCAACCACGCCTTCTATCTGTCGATCCCGCCCGGCCTGTTCCCCGTGGTCGTCGGCAAGATCAAGGAGCACGGGCTCGCCGACCAGTCCGGCGGCTGGCGCCGCGTCGTCATCGAGAAGCCCTTCGGGCACGACCTCGCGTCGGCCCGGGAGCTCAACACGCTCGTCTCGGAGGTCTTCCCTCGCGAGAGCGTGTTCCGCATCGACCACTACCTCGGCAAGGAGACGGTCCAGAACATCCTGGCGCTGCGCTTCGCCAACGGCATGTTCGAGCCGCTGTGGAACAGCCACTACGTCGACCACGTCCAGATCACCATGGCCGAGGACATCGGCATCGGCACCCGCGCGGGCTACTACGACGGCATCGGCGCGGCGCGCGACGTGATCCAGAACCACCTGCTGCAGCTGATGGCGCTCATCGCGATGGAGGAGCCGGTCTCCTTCAACGCCGAGAGCCTGCGGCTGGAGAAGCAGAAGATCCTCGCGAACGCGCGGCCCGCCACCCCGATGGCCCAGCACACGGCGCAGGCCCAGTACACCGCCGGCTGGGCGGGCGGCGAGCACGTGGTCGGCTACCTCGAGGAGCAGGGCATCCCGGAGGGCTCGCGCACCGAGACGTACGCGGCCATCAAGATCGACATCGCCACGCGGCGGTGGGCGGGCGTGCCGTTCTACCTGCGCACCGGCAAGCGGCTGGGTCGGCGCGTCACCGAGGTGGCCGTGGTCTTCAAGGCGGCGCCGCACCAGCCGTTCAGCAAGAACGACATCGAGGAGCTGGGCCGCAACGCGCTGGTCATGCGGATCCAGCCCGACGAGGGCGTCACGCTGCGCTTCGGCGCGAAGGTCCCTGGCACGACGATGGAGATCCGCGACGTGCTCATGGACTTCGCCTACGGCGGGGCGTTCGTCGAGAGCAGCCCGGAGGCGTACGAGCGGCTCATCCTCGACGTGCTCCTAGGCGACCCGCCGCTCTTCCCGCAGCAGGAGGAGGTCGAGCTCTCCTGGAAGATCCTCGACCCGGTCATTGCGCACTGGCAGCGGGAGAAGAGCATCGACACCTACACGTCGGGCACGTGGGGTCCGCCCACCGCCGACGCCATGATGGAGCGCGACGGTCGCACCTGGAGGCGTCCCTGA
- a CDS encoding glucose-6-phosphate dehydrogenase assembly protein OpcA — translation MQINLENTTSPQIARALVRARVDSGSPAMDMVLTALVVTDDETVGESLRTAAALSREHPSRVIGIVLGDGRGHPRVDATVRVGENAAGESILLRLSGPLTKHAESVVLPLLLPDSPVVVWWPGKPPTNPSQDPIGRLAQRRLTDAEASDSPVRTLKATARHYSPGDTDLSWTRLTPWRALLAAALDQATGTVHRGSVEAGSGNPAARLLTAWLQSRLRVPITERRSEGEQIARVVLETDAGDVTIERIDAETCLFSIPGAAPRHVPLGPRTLAELLAEDLRRLDADDVYHETLTHLLES, via the coding sequence ATGCAGATCAACCTCGAGAACACGACGTCGCCGCAGATCGCCCGCGCCCTCGTCCGGGCCCGGGTCGACTCCGGCAGCCCCGCCATGGACATGGTGCTGACGGCGCTCGTCGTCACCGACGACGAGACGGTCGGCGAGTCGCTGCGCACGGCGGCGGCGCTCTCGCGCGAGCACCCGTCGCGCGTGATCGGCATCGTGCTCGGCGACGGTCGCGGTCACCCGCGGGTCGACGCGACGGTGCGGGTGGGCGAGAACGCCGCCGGCGAGTCCATCCTGCTGCGGCTCTCCGGACCGCTCACCAAGCACGCGGAGTCGGTCGTGCTCCCCCTGCTGCTGCCCGACTCCCCCGTCGTGGTGTGGTGGCCGGGCAAGCCGCCGACGAACCCGTCGCAGGACCCGATCGGCCGGCTCGCGCAGCGCCGGCTCACCGACGCCGAGGCGTCGGACTCCCCGGTCCGGACGCTCAAGGCGACGGCGCGGCACTACAGCCCGGGCGACACCGACCTGTCGTGGACGCGCCTCACGCCGTGGCGTGCCCTGCTGGCCGCCGCCCTCGACCAGGCCACGGGCACCGTGCACCGCGGCAGCGTCGAGGCGGGGTCGGGCAACCCGGCGGCGCGTCTGCTGACCGCGTGGCTGCAGTCGCGGCTGCGGGTGCCGATCACCGAGCGGCGCAGCGAGGGCGAGCAGATCGCCCGCGTCGTGCTGGAGACCGACGCCGGCGACGTCACCATCGAGCGCATCGACGCCGAGACCTGTCTGTTCTCGATCCCGGGCGCCGCGCCGCGGCACGTCCCGCTCGGCCCGCGCACGCTGGCAGAGCTGCTCGCCGAGGACCTGCGCCGCCTCGACGCCGACGACGTCTACCACGAGACCCTCACCCACCTCCTGGAGTCCTGA
- the pgl gene encoding 6-phosphogluconolactonase codes for MPDAPAARTLVHTGADALAAAVAAALAERVAAVQAEGRTPHVVLTGGTIAIAIYERLDAEAADWSDVVYWFGDERFVPEGHEDRNDRQARDSFLDRLSVPASQVHSMPAHGCSTSMAEAADGYGASLPDEPFDVVLLGVGPDGHVASLFPGFAQVHEQERRCVEVFDSPKPPPERTSLTFPALNHTRATWFLVSGDGKADAVARALAADGSLEETPARGAHGRDETLWFLDEDAAGRL; via the coding sequence ATGCCCGACGCCCCCGCCGCCCGCACCCTCGTCCATACCGGCGCCGACGCCCTCGCGGCGGCCGTGGCCGCCGCGCTCGCCGAGCGTGTCGCAGCCGTCCAGGCCGAGGGACGCACGCCGCACGTGGTGCTCACCGGCGGCACGATCGCCATCGCGATCTACGAGCGGCTCGACGCCGAGGCCGCCGACTGGTCCGACGTCGTCTACTGGTTCGGCGACGAGCGCTTCGTCCCGGAGGGGCACGAGGACCGCAACGACCGCCAGGCGCGCGACAGCTTCCTCGACCGGCTGTCTGTCCCGGCGTCGCAGGTGCACAGCATGCCGGCGCACGGCTGCTCGACGTCGATGGCCGAGGCGGCCGACGGGTACGGCGCGTCCCTGCCCGACGAACCCTTCGACGTCGTGCTGCTCGGCGTCGGACCCGACGGGCACGTCGCGTCGCTGTTCCCGGGCTTCGCCCAGGTGCACGAGCAGGAGCGTCGTTGCGTGGAGGTCTTCGACTCCCCCAAGCCCCCGCCGGAGCGCACGAGCCTGACCTTCCCGGCGCTCAACCACACGCGCGCCACCTGGTTCCTCGTCTCCGGCGACGGCAAGGCCGACGCGGTGGCCCGGGCGCTCGCCGCCGACGGCTCCCTGGAGGAGACCCCGGCACGCGGCGCGCACGGTCGCGACGAGACGCTCTGGTTCCTCGACGAGGACGCCGCCGGCCGGCTCTGA
- a CDS encoding RNA polymerase-binding protein RbpA — translation MAAGAIRGSRIGSGPMGEAERGEAAPRKAVTYFCANDHQTALNFALEAEPPESWDCPRCGLPASHDAENRPTAPKTEPYKTHLAYVKERRSEDEAQVILTEALDSLRSRRKSGEIIF, via the coding sequence ATGGCGGCGGGAGCGATCCGCGGCAGCCGCATCGGCTCGGGGCCCATGGGCGAGGCCGAGCGTGGCGAGGCCGCGCCGCGCAAGGCGGTCACCTACTTCTGCGCCAACGACCACCAGACGGCGCTGAACTTCGCGCTCGAGGCGGAGCCGCCGGAGTCGTGGGACTGCCCGCGCTGCGGCCTCCCGGCCAGCCACGACGCCGAGAACCGTCCGACGGCCCCGAAGACGGAGCCCTACAAGACGCACCTGGCCTACGTGAAGGAGCGTCGCAGCGAGGACGAGGCGCAGGTGATCCTCACCGAGGCGCTCGACTCGCTCCGGTCGCGTCGCAAGTCCGGCGAGATCATCTTCTGA
- the secG gene encoding preprotein translocase subunit SecG — protein sequence MIILLSSVLTISSLLMIVLILMHKGRGGGLSDMFGGGISSSLGGSSVAERNLDRITVGIAVVWTVSVILLGLLLKVSN from the coding sequence GTGATCATCCTGTTGTCGTCCGTGCTGACGATCTCGAGCCTGCTCATGATCGTCCTGATCCTCATGCACAAGGGACGCGGAGGCGGTCTGTCCGACATGTTCGGCGGCGGCATCTCCAGCTCCCTCGGTGGCTCGTCCGTGGCCGAGCGCAACCTCGACCGCATCACCGTCGGCATCGCCGTCGTGTGGACGGTCTCGGTCATCCTGCTGGGCCTCCTGCTGAAGGTGAGCAACTGA